In the Drosophila biarmipes strain raj3 chromosome X, RU_DBia_V1.1, whole genome shotgun sequence genome, one interval contains:
- the LOC108025572 gene encoding protein new-glue 1-like: MKITPVLVLLAICLGCVMIHRSEAASSTSSTATTSASATTTTSAAATTTTSASATTTTSASATTTTTSASATTTTAASAAKTATVTKTEQKIQRPGREITITKHNAGCGCGCKSKCGKCGKSSECDKCGQSSKCDKCGQSSKCGCSESDQTSVKKGWFKL; encoded by the coding sequence ATGAAGATCACTCCGGTACTCGTGCTCCTCGCCATCTGCCTCGGCTGTGTGATGATCCACCGGTCGGAGGCCGCCTCCAGCACCTCCAGCACCGCCACCACCTCCGCCtcggccaccaccaccacctctgccgcggccaccaccaccacttccgcctccgccaccaccaccacttccgcttccgccaccaccaccaccacttcCGCTTCCGCCACAACCACTACGGCGGCGTCTGCGGCAAAAACGGCGACGGTAACCAAAACCGAGCAGAAGATCCAGAGACCCGGAAGGGAGATTACAATTACGAAGCATAATgcaggatgcggatgcggtTGCAAGAGCAAGTGCGGCAAATGTGGCAAGAGCAGCGAGTGCGACAAGTGTGGCCAGAGTAGCAAGTGCGACAAGTGTGGCCAGAGTAGCAAGTGCGGCTGCAGCGAGAGCGATCAGACCAGCGTTA